The following are from one region of the Nicotiana tomentosiformis chromosome 7, ASM39032v3, whole genome shotgun sequence genome:
- the LOC138896115 gene encoding uncharacterized protein, with protein MAEDEQRRLGRFERFQPPPFSGAESEDAQGFLDKCQWMLRIAGILETSGVSFTTFQFSGAAFRWWEAYKRCRPVGAAPLTWQQFSGLFLEKFVPQSHREELRRQFEQLHQGDMSVTQYEMRFSELARHSIWLIPTYRERIGRFIDGLTFQLRLLMTRERLSGATLDEVVDIARQIEMVRSQERVEREAKRPRGSGDFSGVLSRGKFYRGRVIFTNMLRQVVPLIVVH; from the coding sequence ATGGCAGaagatgagcagaggagacttgggAGATTTGAGAGGTTtcaacctccaccatttagcggtgctgagtcagaggatgctcagggttttctggataagtgtcagtgGATGCTTCGgatagcgggtattctggagaccagtggtgtctcgttcactacttttcagttttctggggctgccttcagatggtgggaggcttacaagaggtgtaggccggtcggcgcagcaccccttacttggcagcaattCTCTGGTCTATTCCtcgagaagttcgtgcctcagtcccacagagaggagctgcgcaggcagttcgagcagcttcatcagggtgatatgtccgtgacgcagtatgagatgagattttcagagttggcccgtcattctatctggttgattcccacataCAGGGAAAGGATcgggaggttcatagatggcctcacttttcagttgcgattactcatgactagagagagattGTCCGGTGCTACTTTGGACGAGgtggtcgacattgctcgtcagattgagatggttcgcagccaggaacgggttgagagggaggctaagaggcctcgtggttcaggtgatttcagcggtgttcttTCAAGGGGtaagttttaccgcggtagggtcATTTTTACAAACATGCTCAGACAGGTCGTCccgctcatcgtggtgcattag
- the LOC138896114 gene encoding uncharacterized protein: protein MASSTTSILALALFFIATATHAHALLTINGQNVLGLQVNGTLACSATGNLPGTGIAGILASLTCNINGTPTVVAVATTNLNGVFVALVTNLNSLTANSLCNVRVNLPVLSCSLLPRTGFLQAQVNLNSTTVIQVANIGLVAQATVGLFAQV from the coding sequence ATGGCCTCTTCCACAACTTCCATTCTTGCTCTAGCACTTTTCTTCATAGCTACAGCCACACATGCCCATGCATTATTAACTATAAATGGTCAAAATGTGTTAGGATTACAAGTGAATGGAACCCTAGCTTGTTCAGCAACTGGTAACTTACCAGGAACTGGCATTGCTGGGATCCTTGCAAGTCTCACTTGCAATATTAATGGAACTCCAACTGTGGTTGCTGTTGCTACAACAAATCTCAATGGAGTTTTTGTTGCTCTAGTTACTAACTTAAACAGCCTTACCGCGAACTCCCTATGCAACGTTAGAGTAAATCTTCCAGTTCTTTCATGCTCTCTCTTGCCTCGCACTGGATTCCTTCAAGCTCAGGTCAATCTCAATAGCACTACTGTGATTCAGGTCGCTAATATTGGACTTGTCGCTCAGGCCACTGTTGGCCTATTCGCCCAAGTTTGA